Proteins from a single region of Nitrospinaceae bacterium:
- a CDS encoding metallophosphoesterase family protein, producing MENDYSRLMILSDTHGKLPREVVQACEGAAHIIHAGDLGGEDILHELMGVAQVTAVCGNVDWTNLAPLRAFVSVGGWRILVQHIVWERGGPSTEVRDVAAGEEADLVVFGHTHEPLCQQLGNTVYFNPGSCGPRRFTLPQSYGEALLGPEGGEFRIIDFSGRSEKIIHESRIERGGSG from the coding sequence ATGGAAAACGACTATAGCCGGTTGATGATTCTCTCTGATACGCACGGAAAGTTGCCCCGTGAGGTGGTTCAGGCGTGTGAGGGGGCGGCTCACATTATTCATGCGGGGGATTTGGGCGGCGAGGATATTTTGCATGAATTGATGGGGGTGGCTCAAGTTACTGCGGTTTGCGGAAACGTGGACTGGACCAATTTGGCTCCCTTGCGCGCATTTGTCAGTGTGGGCGGCTGGCGTATTTTAGTTCAGCATATCGTCTGGGAGAGGGGGGGGCCTTCCACAGAAGTTCGAGATGTCGCAGCGGGTGAGGAGGCCGATCTCGTGGTCTTTGGTCACACGCACGAGCCATTGTGCCAACAACTAGGAAATACGGTTTATTTCAATCCGGGGAGTTGTGGACCCAGGCGATTTACTCTTCCTCAATCCTATGGAGAAGCTCTGCTCGGGCCCGAGGGAGGAGAATTCAGGATTATAGATTTTAGCGGCAGATCGGAGAAAATTATTCATGAAAGCCGTATTGAGCGCGGAGGTTCTGGATGA
- a CDS encoding P-II family nitrogen regulator, with amino-acid sequence MQLIVAIVKPFKMDEVKEALGSAGVAGMTVTEVKGFGRQKGHTELYRGSEYVVDFLPKIKLEILAEDSKVDTIVEAITNAAKTDKIGDGKIFVQPVEECIRIRTGERGDEAI; translated from the coding sequence ATGCAATTGATTGTAGCAATAGTAAAGCCATTTAAAATGGATGAAGTAAAAGAAGCGCTCGGCTCTGCGGGTGTCGCTGGAATGACGGTGACCGAGGTGAAAGGATTCGGAAGGCAAAAAGGCCATACTGAGCTTTATCGGGGCAGTGAGTATGTTGTTGACTTCCTCCCTAAGATTAAACTTGAAATTCTCGCGGAGGATTCGAAAGTCGACACCATCGTTGAAGCGATTACGAACGCGGCGAAGACCGATAAAATCGGCGATGGGAAAATTTTTGTGCAACCTGTAGAAGAGTGCATTCGCATTCGAACCGGAGAGCGCGGAGACGAAGCGATCTAA
- the ispH gene encoding 4-hydroxy-3-methylbut-2-enyl diphosphate reductase: MRVKLAKTAGFCWGVERALDIVLETSNKAKAPVYTHGPLIHNPQTVSLLKEKDITPYDPAETPSDNGLLVIRAHGISPQVREKLRNSGSTIRDATCPLVAKVHGVIRKHSRLGAHTVIIGEEGHPEVEGHIGYSEAGHTLVTSFEDLEKIPSGLDDVIVVAQTTINMGDWSEVVEGLLTRYPAAQMFNTICDATEVRQEEVRQIAPDVDLMIIVGGRNSGNTARLAEVAKEEGSTSLLIETEDEIDPEYLRKFKNIGVTAGASTPDWMIRRVVNRIESIPDTVSRFSDRLIQGIKALSRANVLLLLAASMASVATSVLGGFPVSTMGVAVASLYLFAMHTMNRCTSFEADRYNEPNRAFFYEKNRGILVKASVVAGLVSLGLGVVLSFTVVVVLFIGSMLGAFYSLRMEPRALNVGKVLDFPASRTVVVTVGWVVSLALLPALANPELVGAAWPIAILFAFGMTLMRSGLMELRDIQGDQIVGKRTLPILLGKEQTEVMLACVCAAMAVMLVSGVVNGWVASSIGIAMLVPVIISGLGIWLYKKKIIGHSGLTEAVVDLQFISAGIVALIVA; encoded by the coding sequence TTGCGCGTCAAGCTGGCTAAGACAGCGGGTTTTTGCTGGGGGGTTGAGCGTGCCCTCGATATCGTTCTCGAAACGTCGAACAAAGCAAAAGCGCCTGTATATACCCACGGACCCCTGATTCATAATCCTCAGACGGTCAGTTTACTCAAAGAAAAAGACATCACGCCTTATGATCCGGCTGAAACGCCTTCGGATAATGGCTTGCTCGTTATTCGGGCGCACGGTATTTCTCCGCAGGTGCGCGAGAAGCTGCGAAATTCAGGCTCGACCATTCGCGATGCCACGTGTCCGTTGGTGGCGAAGGTTCATGGTGTTATCCGCAAGCATTCGCGGCTGGGGGCCCACACAGTCATCATCGGCGAGGAAGGTCATCCTGAGGTAGAGGGTCATATCGGATATTCCGAGGCGGGCCACACCCTGGTCACCTCTTTTGAGGATCTCGAAAAAATCCCCTCCGGGCTCGACGATGTGATTGTCGTGGCGCAGACAACAATTAATATGGGTGATTGGAGCGAGGTCGTGGAAGGGCTTCTGACCCGCTATCCGGCTGCACAGATGTTTAACACCATTTGTGATGCAACTGAGGTGCGCCAGGAGGAGGTTCGCCAAATCGCGCCCGATGTTGATTTGATGATAATCGTCGGGGGGCGCAATAGCGGAAATACGGCTCGCCTCGCCGAGGTGGCCAAGGAGGAGGGTTCCACTTCTCTACTGATCGAAACCGAGGATGAAATCGATCCAGAATACTTGAGAAAATTTAAAAATATAGGCGTGACGGCCGGGGCGTCAACGCCAGATTGGATGATCCGCCGGGTTGTGAACCGGATAGAGTCAATACCTGATACTGTCTCTCGGTTTTCGGATAGATTAATTCAGGGCATCAAAGCCCTCTCACGGGCAAACGTACTTCTCTTGCTAGCCGCCTCGATGGCCTCGGTCGCAACTTCTGTGCTTGGTGGTTTTCCTGTCAGCACGATGGGTGTTGCGGTGGCGTCTCTCTATCTGTTTGCCATGCACACAATGAACAGGTGCACGAGTTTTGAAGCAGATAGGTATAACGAACCCAATCGCGCTTTCTTTTATGAAAAAAATCGAGGCATTCTTGTTAAGGCAAGCGTCGTGGCCGGCCTTGTTTCACTAGGCCTGGGTGTGGTTCTTTCTTTCACTGTGGTGGTCGTTTTGTTTATCGGATCGATGTTAGGTGCCTTCTATAGCTTGCGAATGGAGCCCAGGGCTTTGAATGTGGGTAAGGTGCTGGATTTTCCTGCATCGAGAACTGTGGTCGTCACAGTGGGATGGGTCGTATCTTTGGCGCTTTTGCCGGCCCTGGCAAACCCTGAACTTGTTGGCGCTGCGTGGCCGATAGCTATTCTATTTGCGTTCGGCATGACTTTGATGCGCTCGGGCCTCATGGAGCTGCGCGACATACAGGGCGACCAAATAGTCGGCAAGCGAACTTTGCCCATTTTGTTGGGAAAAGAGCAGACCGAGGTTATGCTGGCATGTGTTTGTGCTGCCATGGCAGTCATGCTTGTCTCAGGTGTTGTGAATGGTTGGGTCGCGTCCAGCATTGGCATTGCAATGCTCGTCCCGGTGATTATCTCGGGGTTGGGGATATGGCTGTACAAGAAAAAAATCATAGGCCATAGCGGGCTTACCGAGGCGGTAGTGGATTTGCAGTTCATTAGCGCGGGGATTGTTGCACTCATCGTGGCTTGA